From a single Athene noctua chromosome 2, bAthNoc1.hap1.1, whole genome shotgun sequence genomic region:
- the IL7 gene encoding interleukin-7, whose protein sequence is MFHAFFRSIFWVLPLLLVLSPVNSSSCAMGNKTTIHAKYKNILIHDINELVNMSAEYRDRCCKNKKHENSKVFFCNDTQEIESLQSMACNMLRFFHKQKISKDYRRKAALVSCGTLQVLECKCERHKKEKVCTQVNTHNTDTGSEQSKNKCNQEFCELKENISSLRSCWNKFEKISR, encoded by the exons ATGTTCCATG CCTTTTTTAGATCTATCTTTTGGGTTCTGCCACTGCTCCTTGTTCTGTCTCCAGTGAATTCATCGAGTTGTGCAATGGGAAATAAAACTACGATCCATGCGAAGTATAAGAATATACTAATCCATGACATCAATGAGCTG GTAAATATGTCTGCAGAGTATCGTGACAGGTGCTGCAAGaataaaaaacatgaaaatagcaAAGTGTTTTTCTGCAATGATACTCAG GAAATAGAATCACTACAGAGTATGGCATGCAATATGCTCAGATTCTTTCATAAGCAAAAAATCAGCAAAGACTATAGACGGAAAGCAGCATTAGTCTCTTGTGGGACATTACAGGTTCTAGAGTGCAAATGTGaaagacataaaaaagaaaag GTTTGCACGCAGGTGAATACACACAATACAGATACAGGAAGTGAACAGTCCAAAAATAAATGTAACCAAGAATTTTGTGAACTGAAGGAAAATATATCTAGCCTTCGATCCTGCTGGAATAAATTTGAAAAGATTTCCAGGTGA